Proteins encoded within one genomic window of Companilactobacillus sp.:
- a CDS encoding YdcF family protein produces MHNLDYFIHLSRVSMAYWGIVTVVLLIIFLVLFLREPRRLLNGTTFSIFVLALLAELALMIFSTGNLQFIFIMGVIFIILMVIILLILALAWVLLLWNAIVVWRRESHTMSNMLTLVLAFVLLIIWVANFFVADHSQFLPPWLNVFLSNIPLLGIYLSFAAFNFLISDWLYQFTPRRYRDDYLIVLGAGLIDGDKVSRLLGSRIDRAIAYSNKQIKTGRPAPKIIFSGGQGPDEKLSEASAMSKYAIDHGLDPEQVLLEDQSRNTYQNMTFSKKLILADHADEDYRVKFFSNNYHIFRAGLYARLAGLKANGIGSKTKFYFLPNALIREFIAVFLMHKKRHFILMSLILVVILGLTFFSMYNGMQPHFK; encoded by the coding sequence ATGCATAACTTAGACTATTTCATCCACTTATCCAGAGTCTCGATGGCGTATTGGGGAATCGTCACTGTCGTTTTGTTGATAATATTTCTGGTGCTATTTTTGCGTGAACCGCGTCGATTGTTAAATGGCACGACTTTTTCAATCTTTGTGCTGGCTCTTTTAGCTGAACTTGCCTTGATGATCTTTAGCACGGGCAATCTGCAATTCATCTTCATCATGGGTGTCATCTTCATTATCCTAATGGTGATCATCCTACTGATTTTGGCGCTAGCTTGGGTACTCCTATTGTGGAATGCCATCGTCGTTTGGAGACGCGAGAGCCACACGATGTCGAACATGCTGACGTTAGTCTTGGCGTTTGTTTTATTGATCATCTGGGTCGCCAACTTCTTTGTCGCCGACCACTCGCAGTTCTTGCCGCCTTGGCTTAACGTCTTCTTGTCCAACATCCCATTGCTAGGCATTTACTTATCGTTTGCTGCCTTTAATTTTTTGATCAGCGACTGGCTTTACCAATTCACGCCTCGACGTTATCGCGACGACTACTTGATAGTGTTAGGTGCCGGTCTGATCGACGGCGATAAAGTATCACGTTTATTGGGAAGCCGAATCGACCGAGCAATTGCCTATTCTAATAAGCAAATCAAGACGGGACGTCCGGCTCCCAAAATTATTTTTTCAGGAGGCCAAGGTCCTGACGAAAAGTTATCTGAAGCTTCCGCAATGTCAAAATACGCCATCGATCACGGTTTGGACCCCGAACAGGTTTTGTTGGAAGACCAATCTCGAAACACTTATCAAAACATGACCTTTTCGAAAAAATTGATCCTAGCTGATCATGCTGACGAAGACTATCGGGTTAAATTTTTCAGCAACAACTACCACATTTTCCGTGCCGGACTTTACGCACGGCTTGCTGGATTAAAAGCTAACGGGATTGGCTCAAAAACTAAATTCTACTTTTTGCCAAACGCTTTGATCCGTGAGTTCATCGCCGTTTTCTTGATGCACAAGAAACGCCATTTTATCTTGATGTCACTGATCTTAGTGGTTATTTTAGGACTGACATTCTTCTCGATGTATAACGGAATGCAGCCACATTTTAAATAG
- a CDS encoding tRNA dihydrouridine synthase: protein MTQSEYWNRITNKAKSEDRPFFSLAPMEAVTGSVFRRVVAKACAPDVFYTEFTNALSITHPIAKKTTKGRLYIDPLENPKPIIQLWGNNKEDFAKAVAEVEKDGYEAIDLNMGCPDIAVIKNHSGSDLIRHFDTAQEVIDGARETDLPVTIKTRLGYSEVDEYKTWLPFLLKQQAPVLTVHLRTREEMSKVPAHYELIDEIVKMRDELAPDTLLQINGDIMDYQQGMQLYKEHPGVDGIMIGRGIFQNPFAFEKEPKEHSSEELLELLRYQLDLYDEFVAKGIPGHFAPLQRFFKIYVRGMKHAAEIRNDLMSTKTTDDARAIIDKIESNGYDN from the coding sequence TTGACCCAGTCAGAATATTGGAATCGAATCACTAATAAAGCTAAATCAGAGGATCGACCTTTCTTTAGTTTGGCACCAATGGAAGCTGTCACTGGTTCAGTCTTTCGTCGCGTGGTCGCCAAAGCCTGTGCGCCAGATGTTTTTTACACGGAATTCACTAATGCTTTGAGTATCACTCATCCAATTGCCAAAAAGACGACTAAGGGTCGTCTCTACATCGATCCCTTAGAAAATCCCAAGCCGATCATTCAATTGTGGGGCAACAATAAAGAAGACTTTGCCAAAGCTGTAGCTGAAGTTGAAAAAGATGGCTATGAAGCTATCGACCTTAACATGGGTTGTCCTGATATTGCCGTAATCAAAAATCACAGCGGCAGCGACTTGATCAGACATTTTGACACTGCTCAAGAAGTTATTGACGGTGCTCGTGAAACTGATTTGCCAGTGACGATCAAAACTCGACTTGGCTATAGCGAAGTTGATGAATATAAAACTTGGCTACCATTTTTATTGAAACAACAAGCTCCCGTTTTGACCGTTCACTTGCGAACTCGCGAAGAGATGAGTAAAGTGCCAGCTCACTATGAGCTGATCGATGAAATCGTCAAAATGCGTGACGAACTTGCACCAGACACGTTATTGCAGATCAATGGCGATATCATGGACTATCAACAAGGGATGCAACTATACAAGGAACATCCTGGCGTTGACGGCATTATGATTGGCAGAGGGATTTTTCAAAATCCGTTTGCGTTTGAAAAAGAACCGAAAGAACACTCTAGTGAAGAATTATTAGAACTATTGCGTTATCAATTAGACTTGTACGATGAATTTGTTGCAAAGGGTATTCCAGGACATTTTGCACCGCTACAAAGATTTTTCAAAATTTATGTCCGTGGTATGAAACACGCCGCAGAAATCAGAAATGACTTGATGTCGACCAAGACGACTGATGATGCACGTGCCATCATCGATAAAATTGAATCAAATGGATACGACAATTAA
- a CDS encoding bacteriocin immunity protein gives MNDNNQEINQLLDLLGQTYSDPQVQRNPSLKNLLQTVAADLEQSKDIELIINKYFKSLSLADSLSQSSTLNKLIVTLKNHSS, from the coding sequence ATGAACGACAACAATCAAGAAATCAATCAACTGCTGGACTTACTGGGCCAAACTTATTCAGACCCACAAGTTCAAAGAAATCCTAGTTTGAAAAATCTTTTACAGACGGTGGCTGCCGATCTGGAACAGTCAAAGGATATTGAGCTAATAATCAATAAATACTTCAAATCATTGTCATTGGCAGATTCTTTGAGTCAATCGTCAACATTAAATAAACTTATTGTCACACTAAAAAATCACTCTTCGTAA
- the galE gene encoding UDP-glucose 4-epimerase GalE, whose product MNVLITGGAGYIGTNIYLALFNHGYNPIIVDNFSTSDKRRINELEKLTGQNVDYYTCDIQDIDKMVPILKDNDIAAVIDAAGYKVTAESVTNPLKYYQNNTSGVVNLLMAMQKANVKKIVFSSSASVYGDPEILPVEETSETIPVSPYGTTKLQSEQIIRDVVISDPEWSAISLRYFNPIGQDESGLLDDYSNVMTNNVYDSILEVLNGTRDHLDVYGSDYDTKDGTPVRDYIHITDLADGHISALDRVLKSSNNFEIFNLGCGNGVTVLELIDIFEHHTGKKIPHELKGRRIGDAPVSYADITKAEKILGWTPKRSLSGEKIESK is encoded by the coding sequence TTGAACGTACTAATTACAGGTGGCGCTGGCTACATCGGAACAAATATTTATCTAGCTTTATTTAATCATGGTTACAATCCAATTATTGTCGACAATTTCTCGACATCAGACAAACGTCGTATCAACGAACTAGAGAAACTTACAGGTCAAAACGTTGACTATTACACTTGCGATATTCAGGACATTGATAAAATGGTCCCAATTTTAAAGGATAACGACATCGCTGCCGTGATTGATGCAGCTGGTTACAAGGTAACAGCTGAGTCAGTTACAAATCCATTGAAGTATTATCAAAATAACACATCTGGCGTCGTCAACTTGTTGATGGCAATGCAAAAGGCTAATGTTAAAAAGATCGTTTTCAGTTCTTCTGCGAGTGTTTATGGCGACCCTGAAATTTTGCCCGTTGAAGAGACTTCAGAAACCATCCCAGTTAGTCCTTACGGAACAACTAAATTGCAAAGCGAACAGATCATTCGTGACGTTGTGATCTCAGACCCTGAATGGAGTGCAATTTCATTGCGTTACTTCAATCCGATTGGCCAAGATGAATCTGGTCTGTTGGACGATTACAGCAACGTTATGACTAACAACGTCTATGATTCGATCTTAGAAGTACTCAATGGTACCCGCGATCACTTGGACGTTTATGGTAGTGACTATGATACTAAGGATGGTACTCCAGTCCGCGACTATATCCACATCACTGATTTAGCCGACGGCCACATTTCTGCGTTAGACCGCGTGCTGAAATCAAGCAACAACTTTGAGATCTTCAACTTAGGCTGTGGCAATGGCGTCACAGTACTCGAGTTGATCGATATCTTCGAACATCACACAGGAAAGAAGATCCCGCATGAATTGAAGGGGCGTCGAATCGGCGATGCACCAGTCAGTTATGCTGATATCACTAAAGCAGAGAAGATCCTCGGTTGGACACCAAAGAGAAGCTTGTCTGGCGAAAAAATTGAATCTAAATAG
- a CDS encoding SGNH/GDSL hydrolase family protein — MGKRKHYRWLLCLTLLLVVVSLSACSTHEKTTKQSNTKTEQTKSKSKNKAKTKAKSKKTIATELKNSSKKQLVYSPLGDSISVGLMSNSVHDRFSSQFARTLAKETGKKVTEEGAAETGKTATNFGLPNVQTIIDQKPDLVTVEFGTNDGADVNNPQALPDYQNSIDQILTQLQSKTKAKIILITSWSAPDGPYAQNYLRFDKALTDLGKKHNVPVVNLESIWQKNPSFTGAPASITEPVWGKPADKMHPNQKGHDAIAKALTKTINEPIDK; from the coding sequence ATGGGGAAAAGAAAACATTATCGATGGCTGCTTTGTTTGACGCTGCTATTAGTAGTTGTTTCGTTGTCAGCCTGCTCAACGCATGAGAAGACGACAAAACAATCGAATACTAAAACTGAACAAACAAAATCTAAGTCCAAGAATAAAGCTAAGACCAAAGCCAAATCGAAGAAGACAATTGCGACTGAGTTGAAAAATTCTTCCAAGAAACAATTAGTCTATTCACCTTTGGGTGATTCGATCTCAGTTGGATTGATGTCCAATTCAGTTCACGACCGTTTTTCGAGCCAATTTGCTAGAACTTTAGCAAAGGAAACTGGGAAAAAGGTGACTGAAGAAGGTGCTGCAGAAACTGGGAAAACTGCAACTAACTTTGGCTTGCCAAACGTCCAGACGATCATTGATCAAAAGCCTGATTTGGTGACAGTCGAATTTGGTACCAACGATGGTGCTGATGTAAATAATCCACAGGCTCTACCGGATTATCAAAACTCGATCGACCAGATTTTGACTCAACTTCAAAGTAAAACTAAGGCCAAGATCATTTTGATCACGAGTTGGTCAGCTCCAGATGGTCCTTATGCTCAAAACTATCTACGTTTTGACAAAGCTTTGACTGATCTGGGAAAGAAACACAACGTTCCAGTCGTTAATTTGGAATCGATCTGGCAAAAGAATCCAAGCTTTACCGGAGCTCCTGCTAGCATCACTGAACCAGTTTGGGGAAAACCTGCTGACAAAATGCATCCTAATCAAAAAGGTCACGATGCAATTGCCAAGGCTTTAACTAAGACTATCAACGAACCAATCGATAAATAA
- a CDS encoding bacteriocin immunity protein, whose product MKTNQEKVDEMMNQLSTAFSDPEVKKYSELKDLIFKAATELEKNGNVDLVSSRLSKKMTIYYLSHKKEFPRAAVDLFNQISQRRMKYDSTALAAIMLPVVF is encoded by the coding sequence ATGAAAACGAATCAAGAAAAAGTTGACGAAATGATGAATCAACTCAGTACTGCTTTTTCAGACCCCGAGGTCAAAAAGTATTCTGAACTTAAGGATCTTATTTTTAAAGCTGCCACCGAGTTAGAGAAAAATGGCAATGTCGACTTAGTTTCTTCTCGTCTTTCGAAAAAGATGACAATTTATTACTTGAGCCATAAGAAGGAATTTCCGAGAGCAGCTGTCGACTTATTCAATCAAATCAGCCAACGCCGAATGAAATACGACAGCACTGCTTTAGCAGCAATCATGTTGCCAGTTGTGTTTTAG
- a CDS encoding bacteriocin immunity protein, protein MSTDEQVTTMLNQLSTAYSDPEVKQNPTLANGIMHGAKVLEDKRDTELTASIVCKNITLAYTGNKNTFPKAAITLFDQLKNTASDYTAANSYHSIMPNWFE, encoded by the coding sequence TTGTCAACCGATGAACAAGTAACTACCATGCTTAATCAACTGAGTACCGCTTATTCAGATCCGGAAGTAAAACAGAACCCGACTTTAGCTAACGGCATCATGCACGGTGCCAAAGTATTAGAGGACAAACGCGACACCGAATTAACAGCGTCGATTGTTTGTAAAAATATTACGCTAGCCTACACTGGAAATAAGAACACCTTTCCTAAAGCTGCGATAACATTGTTTGACCAGCTGAAAAACACGGCATCCGATTATACCGCTGCCAATTCTTATCACTCGATCATGCCAAATTGGTTTGAATAG
- a CDS encoding biotin--[acetyl-CoA-carboxylase] ligase yields MANNEINPNEIQNHITTLEKIDILSFTTLDSTNTYAKNHSDEFSNTHPTLIIADQQTAGYGRFKRGFFSPKDTGIYLSLVLPINNIDDPSLLTLATGVAVVSALREMTNSQLINLKWVNDILIHDKKCGGILTESISDSHGKISKVIVGIGLNINTLEFPEELENIATNISDDKDLDRNTTISQILNNFFKLDLTDNDFLSDYRTYCSTLGKTVQVVNGNQTIVGKAFEIADDGSLVLIDDNKNRHRINSGEVTKIYLN; encoded by the coding sequence ATGGCTAATAATGAAATCAATCCGAACGAGATTCAGAATCATATAACTACTCTAGAAAAAATCGACATCCTATCATTCACCACACTGGATTCCACCAACACCTATGCCAAAAATCATTCTGATGAATTCTCAAATACTCATCCCACTTTGATAATTGCTGACCAGCAGACTGCTGGGTACGGCCGTTTTAAACGTGGTTTCTTTTCTCCGAAAGATACTGGAATCTATCTGAGTCTGGTTTTGCCCATAAATAACATCGATGATCCGAGTTTATTGACCCTAGCAACTGGCGTTGCAGTGGTCTCTGCATTAAGAGAAATGACGAACAGCCAATTGATCAATTTAAAGTGGGTCAACGATATTTTGATCCATGACAAAAAATGCGGTGGCATTTTGACTGAATCAATCAGCGACAGCCACGGCAAAATTTCTAAAGTCATCGTTGGTATCGGCTTGAATATCAACACTTTGGAATTCCCTGAAGAATTAGAAAACATTGCAACTAACATCTCCGACGACAAAGACTTAGACAGGAATACAACCATCAGTCAGATCCTCAACAATTTTTTCAAATTGGACCTTACTGATAATGATTTTCTGAGCGACTATCGAACCTACTGCTCAACGCTTGGAAAAACTGTCCAAGTGGTTAATGGCAATCAAACAATCGTTGGCAAAGCCTTCGAGATTGCAGACGATGGTTCCCTAGTCCTAATTGACGACAACAAAAATCGCCACCGAATCAACAGTGGCGAAGTTACAAAAATTTATTTAAATTAA
- the helD gene encoding RNA polymerase recycling motor HelD, with product MANKSEIEHLDEKKIEQNHLDDVIDIVKTTEKKLQEHIDIAEQDLEVINDAFDDIHVGMDGDAISFDAALSIHQQQQMLDERNNSWQQNRQRLGILKRLEKTPYFARLDFQEKGEPKRETIYIGMSSLTDQDDHFLIYDWRAPISSIYYEGNLGEVHYQSPDGDQEVNLFLKRQFLIENGKIASFFDTQETIGDQMLLEVLDEKSSTHMKGIVKTIQKEQNKIIRNTKAKLLFVQGAAGSGKTSAILQRIAYLLYRYRGNLTSSQVVMFSPNMLFNDYIKDVLPEMGEQNMVQMTFIQYVARRLPHLSVESLSEKFEHDDNQKRKQLSKFVSDSEFFKVLTNYSNLLNQSGMSFRDLKFQGKVFIPKEKIAEIYYGFGPQYNLGNRLDATVDRLVKMLHRKIGAEMRSKWVAEKVENLSQEELQEMYRTADQEFKNGDQEQKFLARQIVTKLMQKVYKQIIHFRFINISANYLNFLKAVPKIADLNEFGVSEQEWNEYAQEFVTDLNNKKISINNITPYLYLYDLVSGKHGELDMKFVFIDEIQDYTPFQLAYLKYNFPRARYTMLGDLNQSIFTKKNSQTLLSEVQKMFNPEDTKVVQLTHSYRSTKQITNYTKSILTNGQKIEPFNRDGDLPNVVLADNVQSSVKQVVSQLKKNDEKNYTTAIITKSLDEAVDLQKLLADDGTATTLIKSENQRLAAGTIVLPSYLAKGLEFDAVIVWDASKDKFDEDEQQLIYTITSRAMHRLTITAIGELSQLLQRVPDKYYTIEQTV from the coding sequence ATGGCTAACAAATCTGAAATCGAACATTTAGACGAAAAGAAAATCGAACAAAATCATCTTGATGACGTGATCGATATTGTCAAGACGACCGAAAAGAAACTACAAGAACACATTGATATTGCTGAACAAGACTTGGAAGTTATCAATGATGCATTTGATGACATTCACGTGGGAATGGACGGCGATGCAATTTCGTTTGACGCAGCCTTATCGATCCACCAGCAACAACAGATGTTGGATGAACGTAATAACAGTTGGCAACAAAATCGTCAACGACTGGGCATTTTAAAGCGCCTTGAAAAAACACCTTACTTTGCCAGATTGGATTTTCAGGAAAAGGGCGAGCCAAAACGTGAAACGATTTATATTGGTATGAGTTCTTTGACTGACCAAGATGACCATTTCTTGATCTATGACTGGAGAGCTCCAATTTCTTCAATTTACTATGAAGGAAACCTAGGTGAGGTTCATTATCAATCACCAGACGGCGACCAAGAAGTTAACTTATTCTTGAAACGTCAATTCTTGATTGAAAATGGCAAGATCGCATCATTCTTCGATACTCAGGAAACCATCGGAGACCAAATGTTGCTGGAAGTGTTGGACGAAAAGTCATCAACGCACATGAAGGGTATCGTTAAGACGATTCAAAAGGAACAAAACAAGATCATTCGTAATACCAAGGCGAAGTTGTTGTTTGTTCAAGGTGCCGCAGGTTCTGGTAAGACTTCCGCAATTCTGCAACGAATTGCTTATTTGCTTTATCGTTACCGTGGCAATTTGACTTCTAGTCAAGTGGTGATGTTTTCGCCAAATATGCTGTTTAACGACTATATCAAGGACGTTCTTCCAGAAATGGGTGAGCAAAACATGGTTCAGATGACCTTTATTCAATACGTTGCCCGTCGTCTGCCACACTTGAGCGTTGAGTCGTTATCTGAAAAATTCGAGCATGACGATAATCAAAAACGCAAACAGTTATCGAAGTTTGTCTCTGACTCCGAATTTTTCAAAGTGTTAACTAATTACAGTAATTTATTGAACCAAAGCGGCATGAGTTTCCGTGATCTGAAATTCCAAGGCAAAGTCTTTATTCCTAAGGAAAAAATTGCTGAGATCTATTATGGCTTTGGTCCTCAATACAATCTGGGCAATCGTTTGGATGCAACAGTCGACCGACTAGTCAAGATGCTTCATCGCAAGATCGGCGCCGAGATGCGTTCGAAGTGGGTGGCTGAAAAAGTCGAAAACTTGAGCCAAGAAGAATTGCAAGAAATGTATCGGACTGCTGATCAAGAATTCAAGAATGGCGATCAAGAGCAGAAGTTCTTAGCCCGCCAGATTGTCACCAAGCTGATGCAAAAAGTTTATAAGCAGATCATCCATTTCCGTTTCATTAATATCTCAGCCAACTATCTCAACTTTTTAAAGGCTGTGCCTAAGATTGCTGACCTGAATGAATTTGGCGTTTCAGAACAAGAGTGGAATGAATATGCTCAAGAGTTCGTAACTGATTTGAATAATAAGAAAATCTCGATCAACAATATCACGCCTTACTTGTACTTGTATGATCTCGTCAGCGGCAAGCATGGCGAACTCGATATGAAGTTTGTCTTTATCGATGAGATCCAAGATTATACGCCGTTCCAATTGGCATACTTAAAGTACAATTTCCCACGTGCTCGCTACACAATGCTTGGAGATTTGAACCAGTCGATCTTTACCAAGAAGAACAGTCAAACCTTGTTATCTGAGGTTCAAAAAATGTTTAATCCTGAAGATACGAAGGTCGTTCAACTAACTCATTCATATCGTTCGACCAAACAGATCACGAACTATACCAAGTCGATTTTGACTAATGGTCAGAAAATAGAACCATTCAATCGTGATGGCGATTTGCCAAATGTTGTTTTAGCTGACAACGTGCAAAGTTCAGTTAAGCAAGTCGTTAGTCAACTAAAGAAAAACGATGAGAAGAACTATACAACAGCTATCATCACTAAGTCGCTGGACGAAGCAGTTGATTTGCAAAAATTATTGGCTGACGATGGCACTGCCACAACCTTGATCAAATCAGAAAATCAACGCTTGGCCGCTGGTACGATCGTGCTACCTTCATACTTAGCTAAGGGTCTTGAGTTCGATGCCGTTATCGTTTGGGATGCATCAAAGGATAAGTTTGATGAAGATGAACAACAATTGATCTACACGATCACATCCAGAGCGATGCATCGCTTGACTATTACAGCTATCGGCGAGTTGTCGCAGTTATTGCAACGGGTGCCAGATAAGTACTACACAATTGAACAGACAGTTTAA
- a CDS encoding NmrA family NAD(P)-binding protein encodes MKFVLTGSLGHIGLPLTKRLVADGHEVVVISSSEKRIPAIEKLGATAKIGNMLDEKFLTQALTGAAGAYLMTSFAHAADLGTPEQISKIVGGTYARAVKRSGVKNIVNLSSVGADQGPEVGTLHMYQNIEQMLNEVDDISLTHIRPTSMYYNLFGHIASIKQSGAIYENYSGDVFNSYVSPDDIAPVIADRLENPEFGTNVEYVASDEKTGNQLAEILGNAICKKVEWVQISDSQKLQGLTNSGIPETLATGLTQMGAAHMLNSFYHDYKENRPILGKTKLTDFAQNEFLTAYNK; translated from the coding sequence ATGAAATTTGTATTAACTGGTTCATTAGGCCATATTGGCTTGCCTTTAACGAAAAGATTAGTCGCTGACGGCCACGAAGTCGTCGTAATTAGCAGTAGCGAGAAGCGAATCCCAGCAATTGAAAAACTTGGTGCCACCGCTAAGATCGGCAACATGTTGGATGAAAAATTTTTGACCCAAGCTTTGACAGGTGCTGCCGGAGCTTACTTGATGACTTCGTTTGCCCACGCAGCTGACTTGGGTACGCCTGAACAGATCTCAAAAATCGTTGGCGGGACTTACGCTCGAGCCGTCAAAAGAAGTGGTGTGAAAAACATCGTCAACTTGAGTAGCGTTGGAGCCGACCAAGGCCCAGAAGTCGGGACTCTGCACATGTACCAAAATATTGAACAAATGCTAAATGAAGTTGATGACATCAGTTTGACGCACATCAGACCAACCTCGATGTACTACAACTTATTCGGCCACATTGCTTCGATCAAACAATCGGGTGCAATTTATGAAAACTATTCAGGGGATGTCTTTAATTCATACGTTTCGCCAGATGACATCGCGCCAGTTATCGCAGACCGTTTGGAAAATCCCGAATTTGGCACTAATGTTGAATACGTCGCAAGCGATGAAAAAACTGGCAATCAACTAGCTGAGATTTTAGGAAACGCAATTTGTAAAAAGGTCGAGTGGGTTCAAATAAGCGATAGTCAAAAGTTGCAAGGATTGACTAACTCCGGTATCCCAGAGACATTAGCAACAGGCTTGACACAAATGGGAGCAGCACACATGCTCAACAGCTTCTACCACGATTACAAAGAAAATCGACCAATCTTAGGAAAGACCAAGCTGACCGATTTTGCTCAAAATGAATTTTTAACAGCATATAACAAATAA
- a CDS encoding zinc ribbon domain-containing protein, with the protein MSEKTLFCPNCGTKVTSGDVFCPNCGFDLRKFNASYDDGSKSANQQPAPQKPSNNQAAKSAQPAKAEAPKDTVKKPVTSKKPAPVVAPNPTSENKATEPQTAQAATTNQNPVNGPAPKQAPVQKPANNHGQVANAQSHAEAPQNNHPVQNQNMQPGNHPQNGRPNQNQANMQQNSRPQNAGPNQGPANMQPNGRPNPNQPGMPQNGNPQMPNQNQAAQQQNMATAKPKKKKKHVGLIAIAIVVIILVGGYFGGSQYYSKPHQVDALATSLSSGDTDQMAAASVDENGDSLNSQDLEELSALFLKSPSSKTQIKRIIQNGNGDAQAAVSEDSGSDTNFKVVQAGKFLGIYPKYRVQIKGQELRIGTNAKSPAISVDGNNSSFTKSGSTYKVANQLPGVHKVKVSEGSKTATKEITVPLAGNPEYKTINVKHSKKAAKETTTVDDSSSDDDVDSNDSSSRSSSSDSDSSSSSSSSAASRSNLIGSWTDDDGNAFHFNSDGSYSGDGLDSGTWKVTSVHGDQISVNFNSDGGQSNGWSTTFTFDDSDDMTNSDGVNFTR; encoded by the coding sequence ATGAGTGAAAAAACATTATTTTGTCCTAATTGTGGGACAAAAGTAACTAGTGGGGACGTTTTTTGTCCCAACTGTGGATTCGATCTACGAAAGTTCAATGCATCATATGACGATGGATCAAAGTCAGCCAATCAACAACCTGCACCACAAAAGCCAAGTAACAATCAGGCTGCAAAATCAGCTCAACCTGCTAAGGCTGAAGCTCCAAAGGATACTGTTAAAAAACCAGTTACGTCTAAGAAACCAGCTCCAGTAGTAGCACCAAATCCTACCAGTGAGAATAAAGCTACCGAGCCACAAACAGCTCAAGCCGCTACCACTAATCAAAATCCAGTAAACGGACCAGCTCCAAAACAGGCTCCGGTACAAAAGCCAGCAAACAACCATGGTCAAGTCGCTAACGCTCAAAGCCATGCTGAAGCTCCACAAAATAACCATCCGGTTCAAAATCAAAATATGCAACCGGGCAACCATCCTCAAAATGGTCGTCCCAACCAAAATCAAGCTAATATGCAACAAAACAGTCGTCCACAAAATGCCGGTCCTAATCAAGGCCCAGCTAACATGCAACCAAACGGACGTCCTAATCCAAACCAACCTGGTATGCCTCAAAATGGCAATCCTCAAATGCCTAACCAAAACCAAGCTGCTCAACAACAAAACATGGCAACGGCAAAGCCTAAGAAGAAAAAGAAACATGTTGGCTTGATTGCAATTGCCATCGTGGTCATTATTTTAGTCGGCGGATACTTCGGTGGCTCACAATATTACAGCAAACCTCATCAAGTAGATGCATTAGCAACTAGTTTGAGCAGTGGCGATACTGATCAAATGGCAGCAGCATCAGTTGACGAAAATGGCGACAGCCTTAACTCTCAAGACTTAGAGGAATTAAGTGCCCTATTCTTAAAATCTCCAAGCAGCAAAACTCAAATCAAGCGAATCATCCAAAACGGTAACGGCGATGCTCAAGCAGCTGTCAGCGAGGACTCAGGTTCTGACACTAACTTCAAAGTCGTTCAAGCTGGTAAATTCTTAGGAATCTATCCTAAATATCGTGTCCAGATCAAAGGACAAGAATTACGTATCGGTACCAACGCCAAAAGTCCTGCCATCTCAGTCGACGGCAATAATTCTTCATTTACTAAGAGCGGCAGTACTTATAAGGTAGCTAACCAACTACCTGGCGTTCATAAAGTTAAAGTTTCTGAAGGCAGCAAAACTGCTACCAAAGAAATCACCGTTCCTTTAGCTGGCAATCCAGAATACAAGACAATCAACGTCAAGCATTCTAAAAAAGCCGCTAAAGAAACAACTACCGTAGATGACTCATCTTCAGATGATGATGTTGATTCAAACGATAGTTCAAGCAGAAGCTCAAGTAGCGACAGCGATAGTTCAAGTAGTTCATCTTCAAGTGCAGCTTCAAGAAGTAATTTGATTGGTAGCTGGACTGACGATGACGGTAATGCCTTCCACTTCAACTCAGACGGTTCATATAGTGGCGACGGACTAGACAGTGGTACTTGGAAAGTCACATCCGTTCACGGTGATCAAATCTCCGTCAACTTTAATTCTGATGGCGGTCAATCAAATGGTTGGTCAACAACATTTACATTTGATGACAGCGATGATATGACAAATAGCGATGGCGTCAACTTTACACGTTAA